TCTTTTTCTGAGTTCATCGGTTGAACATTGGCGATAGCGTGGGTTGTCCAAAAGGTGTGGGCTTTGTTGAAATGTTGATAAATGTCGAAGTTTGATGCGGACGTAATCAAGTTGTCAACTGGTTCAGATCAAATGGAATAATTTTTTCAGTCATCCAACACTTTCTCGCTTTGACGTTCATATCAGCTCCGAACCGGATAAGCAAGAGGACGCCCTCCTCGAAGCCCCGTTCCACGGCCAGATGCAGTGGTGTCCAACCATGATTATCATGGGCATTGACATCACACGAGCCTCGCTCATGCTCTGACCAATGTCCAAGAAGAGTCCGCAGTACTTCTAGCTGCTGATACTGCGCGGCCCAATGCAACACGGATCGTCTATAACAGTCCAAGTGCGAGACCCGTGACCCGTGATTCAATAGTAGCCGCACCACCGATTCATGGCCTCCAAGCGCAGCATAGAAAAGAGGTGTTCGACCATCGCTGTCGGCGCTGTTGAGGTCCATATCGCCTTGCTCGAGCAATACACGAAGTATGCGCTCGTGTCCTTTTTGAGCAGCAATGTGCATTGTGCTAAGCCAACCTTCCCCGGTTTTGGTCTTGAATGATTCGTGTACGGCTCCCGCCAAATGCGTAGCGTCAGGGACATCGCGAGGATTATTGCGCTCCGTGTCTACGGGCACTGTCTGGTCTGGAGGTGCGAGAAACGGAGTGAGCGGCTGTCCACCTAGCGGCTGGGCTGAAGAGCCGTAGGCCTCGAGGAGGCTGTCGATGGCGTCTAGGTCCAAAGCACCATTTTCGAAACCGGAATTTGCCAGAGAAATCTCATCCAAAATGGCCGAGCCCAGCGGTCTGTCTGTGGGCATCGCATCATCACCGTTCCCTTGTGGATACTCAGTTGGTCGATTAACCTGGCCATTGGGTACGCGATCACCCATTCGTTCAAGTTGTTTTTTCTCTAGAACCCAAGCACTCGTTAGTACACTAATTTACACAGGATGAACAGATATAAGTTGAGCTCAAGAACAACTCACGGCGAAACCTGCGCTGAGCAATGCGGTTCTGTAGTCGGCGGCGCTCCGTGGGATCAGTTGACAGTTGTAGAGAACTCGATTCCATGTCTCCTCAGCACCCTGTTGGACTCAACTGCTTCCAAAACCGGTAAGGTGAAGCAAATAGCCTTCTCCCGCCAAGTGAGGCATCATCTACCGGGCCGATCGAATGCAGCTGAggacggagatggagatcTAGCCAGCTGAGTCTCTGACACTTAATAAGCCCCATCTCAGCCCCGCTATCCCAACACACCGCTCCTGCCTCCTCACTCAAGACAACAATTCATCTTACGAGTCATATCACCCATCCTTTGTGTTCGATAAGGCAAGTCTGCAGCCTGAATCACAGTCAATATGCAGTCTGGAATCTCAGGTACCTACTCCTCCACCTGTTATCTATACCGATAACCCCACCACGCCGTCACCCCTGTTAAGCCCGTAATACACAACTAACCGTATAAACAGTCTCGCAAGAGCTGCACGATGCCTTTGCAACGTTCGCCTCCGACAACTCCATATTCTGCCTGCCCGTAACAATCACCTCCGAGAGTCTGACCCCGCTTTCTCCGATCCCCTTCTCCGGAGACGCATTCTACCCCTCCCTCTCGCAATTGTCGTCCGTGCTGGAACCCAAGACGCCGATTTACCTGCTTATTCGACGGACCGGGTCCGGATCTCCTTCTCTCGTTGCACTGACTTATATCCCGTCAAATGCGGGGGTGCGTGCAAAGACCCTTTTTGCGTCTACCCGGGCGACGCTGGCTCGGGAGCTGGGCAGCGAGAAGTTTTCGGATACAATTTTCGCTacggatgaggatgaggttgttggtgagAAGGCGTGGCGGGAAcgagaggctgagaagaatGGGTCTCCTGAAGCAGGATACAGCCGCGAGGATCTGATGGGGGATAAGGAGAGGGAGCTGGACGCTGTGCGGAAGGCAGAGGAGGCTGCTCGGAGCGGGACGCCTGGGAGAGACATTGGCATCGGCGGGACCTTTGCACGAGGCCCTTCCAGGATGCGCATTGAAATGcaggtggatgaggatgcgaAGGGGGCATTACAAGGCTTGCAACAAGGGGGACTAGTACAAGTGGTAAGTTTATCTGCAGACGATACAACCGGGTGGTTTGAGTAGGCTAATTATTCATTGTTGCATGTATAATACAGGCCATTGACGTTCCAACGGAAACACTCAAGCTTGTGTCCGCCGAGTCTGGAGTTGACGCCGATTCCGTCCAAAAACAAATCTCTGAATCCTCGCCGAGATACTCATTTTATCATTATCCCGATTCCGATgccgtcatcttcatttACACATGCCCATCGGGCTCATCGATCAAGGAGCGGATGCTGTTTGCTAGCTCTCGGATGTATGC
Above is a window of Aspergillus puulaauensis MK2 DNA, chromosome 2, nearly complete sequence DNA encoding:
- a CDS encoding uncharacterized protein (COG:M;~EggNog:ENOG410PRQ9;~InterPro:IPR004827,IPR002110,IPR020683,IPR036770;~PFAM:PF00023,PF13637,PF13606,PF12796;~go_function: GO:0003700 - DNA-binding transcription factor activity [Evidence IEA];~go_function: GO:0005515 - protein binding [Evidence IEA];~go_process: GO:0006355 - regulation of transcription, DNA-templated [Evidence IEA]); its protein translation is MESSSLQLSTDPTERRRLQNRIAQRRFRQKKQLERMGDRVPNGQVNRPTEYPQGNGDDAMPTDRPLGSAILDEISLANSGFENGALDLDAIDSLLEAYGSSAQPLGGQPLTPFLAPPDQTVPVDTERNNPRDVPDATHLAGAVHESFKTKTGEGWLSTMHIAAQKGHERILRVLLEQGDMDLNSADSDGRTPLFYAALGGHESVVRLLLNHGSRVSHLDCYRRSVLHWAAQYQQLEVLRTLLGHWSEHERGSCDVNAHDNHGWTPLHLAVERGFEEGVLLLIRFGADMNVKARKCWMTEKIIPFDLNQLTT
- the TWF1 gene encoding twinfilin (COG:W;~EggNog:ENOG410PK0U;~InterPro:IPR028458,IPR029006,IPR002108;~PFAM:PF00241;~go_function: GO:0003779 - actin binding [Evidence IEA];~go_process: GO:0030837 - negative regulation of actin filament polymerization [Evidence IEA]) yields the protein MQSGISVSQELHDAFATFASDNSIFCLPVTITSESLTPLSPIPFSGDAFYPSLSQLSSVLEPKTPIYLLIRRTGSGSPSLVALTYIPSNAGVRAKTLFASTRATLARELGSEKFSDTIFATDEDEVVGEKAWREREAEKNGSPEAGYSREDLMGDKERELDAVRKAEEAARSGTPGRDIGIGGTFARGPSRMRIEMQVDEDAKGALQGLQQGGLVQVAIDVPTETLKLVSAESGVDADSVQKQISESSPRYSFYHYPDSDAVIFIYTCPSGSSIKERMLFASSRMYALQVAEEQGLKVSKKIEAGAPDEVTGERLHEEVNPPQNDGIRRGFAKPRRPGR